The Actinomycetes bacterium genome has a window encoding:
- a CDS encoding DUF3817 domain-containing protein: MPNVLTRYRIMAYVTGVGLVLLVCVAMPLKYFADSPGMVHVIGMLHGYFYILYIIATFDLGSRRRWPLLKMLLVMLSGTIPFAVFFVEHRIVKEELASTGSTGTAAA, from the coding sequence ATGCCCAACGTCCTCACTCGCTACCGGATCATGGCCTACGTCACCGGCGTCGGTCTGGTCCTGCTCGTCTGCGTCGCCATGCCGCTGAAGTACTTCGCCGACTCACCGGGCATGGTCCACGTCATCGGGATGCTGCACGGCTACTTCTACATCCTGTACATCATCGCGACGTTCGACCTCGGGTCCCGGCGGCGCTGGCCGCTGCTGAAGATGCTGCTCGTCATGCTCTCCGGCACGATCCCGTTCGCCGTCTTCTTCGTCGAGCACCGGATCGTCAAGGAGGAGCTCGCCAGCACTGGCAGCACCGGCACCGCCGCCGCCTGA